A part of Eubacterium sp. AB3007 genomic DNA contains:
- a CDS encoding DUF362 domain-containing protein, with protein MAYKITDDCISCGACAPECPVEAISEGDDKYVIDADTCIDCGACAESCPVDAPVEA; from the coding sequence ATGGCTTACAAAATCACAGACGACTGCATTAGCTGTGGAGCTTGTGCACCTGAGTGCCCGGTAGAGGCGATCTCCGAAGGCGATGACAAGTATGTAATCGACGCAGATACCTGCATCGACTGCGGTGCTTGCGCAGAGTCTTGTCCTGTTGATGCGCCGGTAGAGGCATAG
- the dnaX gene encoding DNA polymerase III subunit gamma/tau, translating into MKQYRALYRENRPEVFDEILGQEQIVRILRHQIATDTVSHAYLFCGTRGTGKTTTARILAKAVNCTGEGERPCGECPSCRAIAEGNFIDVIEIDAASNNGVENIRELRESVNYPPSAGRRKVYIIDEVHMLSTGAFNALLKTLEEPPAHVMFILATTNPEKLPQTVLSRCMRLDFRRVSAAEIKANMARICQEHGVEITEGALALLARNADGSVRDSLSILEQCMSSGEARLDRDKILEFLGTVSEEFYIELTEKVLTRNISQALLLLEGAMEEGKDVRQMMKDWMAHYRALLIAKFVKNPGDMLNMSSENIELLKEQSAKIELAELNSSIVTLAKTINDARYSTQARILMEVAIVTIAGGLEYGARPAAPANRPATPTSRPATPTASTKPAAEQKPAPATTEGGIPAIQIEEPEFDSAAMEEAMATMRADAVPKQSPYAGTDRDGAPSRQVNSVAAPTPAVPVSAPSEPEKKAPMTAPNAAAAEETEEVPEAFYSQEELDQLWNDIFEQAEPLAATTNSMRRAMLAAVGERQFKVIAPSKMAKGVLMMDEDLISDLMSRQLGREMHMVIKVQGDGPSGGKPDATEIARQASAVLGTEVKIRD; encoded by the coding sequence ATGAAGCAATACAGGGCTTTGTACAGGGAGAACAGACCGGAGGTGTTCGACGAGATCCTGGGACAGGAGCAGATCGTTCGGATCCTGAGGCACCAGATCGCCACGGACACGGTGAGCCATGCCTATCTGTTCTGTGGAACCCGGGGCACTGGCAAGACCACCACGGCCAGGATCCTGGCCAAGGCGGTGAACTGCACTGGAGAAGGTGAGCGCCCCTGTGGGGAGTGTCCCAGTTGCCGCGCGATCGCGGAGGGGAATTTCATCGATGTGATTGAGATCGATGCGGCATCCAACAACGGTGTGGAGAACATCCGGGAGCTGCGGGAGAGTGTCAATTATCCTCCCAGTGCAGGACGGCGGAAGGTCTATATCATCGACGAGGTCCACATGCTGTCTACCGGGGCGTTCAACGCACTCCTGAAAACACTGGAGGAACCGCCGGCACATGTGATGTTCATACTGGCCACCACCAACCCGGAGAAGTTGCCGCAGACGGTACTGTCCCGGTGTATGCGACTGGATTTTCGGCGGGTGTCCGCTGCTGAGATCAAGGCCAACATGGCCCGGATCTGCCAGGAGCACGGCGTTGAGATCACGGAGGGGGCGTTGGCACTTCTGGCAAGGAACGCAGACGGATCGGTGCGTGACTCCCTGAGTATCCTGGAACAGTGCATGTCCTCCGGGGAGGCACGTTTGGACCGGGACAAGATCCTGGAGTTTCTGGGGACGGTCTCGGAGGAGTTCTACATCGAGTTGACGGAGAAGGTGCTGACCCGCAACATATCCCAGGCGCTTTTGCTTCTGGAAGGCGCTATGGAGGAAGGGAAGGACGTCCGACAGATGATGAAGGACTGGATGGCCCACTACCGCGCCCTGTTGATCGCGAAGTTTGTGAAAAATCCCGGAGATATGCTGAACATGTCTTCGGAGAACATAGAATTGTTGAAGGAACAGAGTGCCAAGATCGAACTGGCAGAGTTGAACAGCAGCATCGTGACGTTGGCGAAAACCATCAATGATGCCCGCTATTCTACCCAGGCGAGGATCCTCATGGAGGTGGCTATCGTCACCATTGCAGGGGGATTGGAGTACGGCGCCAGACCGGCAGCTCCGGCGAACAGGCCGGCGACGCCCACGAGCAGACCGGCGACGCCCACCGCTTCCACAAAGCCGGCAGCAGAGCAGAAACCGGCACCGGCGACGACGGAGGGCGGAATACCAGCCATCCAGATCGAGGAGCCAGAATTCGATTCCGCGGCCATGGAGGAAGCCATGGCGACCATGCGGGCTGACGCGGTGCCGAAGCAAAGCCCCTATGCAGGCACGGATAGAGATGGGGCACCATCGAGGCAGGTGAACTCTGTTGCCGCACCTACGCCGGCAGTTCCGGTCAGTGCACCTTCTGAACCAGAGAAGAAGGCGCCGATGACAGCGCCCAACGCCGCCGCGGCAGAAGAGACAGAGGAAGTGCCGGAGGCTTTTTATTCCCAGGAGGAGCTGGACCAGCTCTGGAACGATATCTTTGAGCAGGCAGAACCTCTGGCAGCCACCACCAACAGCATGCGACGAGCAATGCTGGCCGCTGTGGGGGAGCGCCAGTTCAAGGTTATCGCCCCCAGCAAGATGGCGAAGGGGGTCCTGATGATGGACGAAGACCTCATCTCAGACCTCATGAGCCGGCAGTTGGGGAGGGAGATGCACATGGTGATCAAGGTCCAGGGGGATGGCCCCTCCGGGGGCAAGCCGGATGCGACGGAGATCGCCAGACAGGCCTCAGCAGTGCTGGGCACAGAGGTGAAGATCCGGGACTAG
- a CDS encoding bifunctional 5,10-methylenetetrahydrofolate dehydrogenase/5,10-methenyltetrahydrofolate cyclohydrolase, whose protein sequence is MAEVIMTGKEVIASMKERMTREVEELKAKGIQPRMNIIRVGARGDDLAYERGARKRLESVGVELEVTELPEDIQQAEFEEAFRKVNEDPSVHGIMLFRPLPKHLNEEPVARMLDPEKDMDCMSPVNQAKVFAGDPTGYAPCTPQAVMEMLDFYGIDLKGKKVTLVGRSMVVGKPLAMLMLGRHATVTMCHTRTRDLAAECRAADIVAAAAGKAGMITADMISDGSIVVDVGINVNEEGKLCGDVAYDEVEKVAGAISPVPGGVGGVTSSVLASHVVEAARRRL, encoded by the coding sequence ATGGCAGAAGTGATCATGACAGGAAAGGAAGTCATCGCCTCCATGAAGGAAAGGATGACCAGAGAAGTTGAGGAACTGAAGGCGAAGGGTATCCAGCCCAGGATGAATATCATCCGGGTGGGCGCCCGGGGAGATGACCTGGCTTATGAGAGAGGCGCCCGCAAGCGTCTGGAGAGCGTAGGGGTTGAACTGGAAGTGACAGAGCTTCCGGAGGACATTCAGCAGGCAGAGTTTGAAGAGGCGTTCCGCAAGGTAAACGAGGATCCTTCTGTACACGGTATCATGCTGTTCCGCCCTCTGCCAAAGCACCTGAACGAAGAGCCTGTGGCCAGGATGCTGGATCCGGAGAAGGACATGGACTGCATGAGCCCGGTGAATCAGGCGAAGGTATTTGCCGGAGATCCGACGGGATACGCTCCCTGCACCCCCCAGGCGGTGATGGAGATGCTGGACTTCTACGGCATCGATCTGAAAGGAAAGAAAGTCACCCTGGTGGGCCGCAGCATGGTGGTGGGGAAGCCCCTGGCCATGCTCATGCTGGGCAGACACGCCACGGTCACCATGTGCCACACCCGCACCAGGGATCTGGCAGCGGAGTGCCGCGCCGCGGACATCGTTGCGGCGGCGGCCGGCAAGGCGGGCATGATCACCGCAGACATGATTTCAGATGGTTCTATCGTGGTAGATGTGGGTATCAATGTTAATGAAGAAGGTAAGCTCTGCGGCGACGTGGCCTATGACGAGGTAGAGAAGGTGGCCGGTGCCATCAGCCCCGTGCCGGGCGGCGTGGGAGGCGTGACCTCCTCCGTGCTGGCCAGCCACGTGGTGGAAGCCGCCAGGAGACGACTTTAG
- a CDS encoding YitT family protein, which translates to MKQQTKDLQCLADKEEEFQKIFLKLCLCTIGAVVMAFNLKSFVATGDLFPGGFAGVTLLIQRSAARFFGIAIPYSALYIPLNLIPIYIGFRYIGRKFTMYSLYVVVLSSLLTDWIPQIPITYDILLIAVFGGIVNGAAISLCLLNGASGGGTDFISIYFSEKKGINTYNYILAGNVVILTLAGIMFGWDKALYSIVYQFATTQVIQLLYKRYDKSTLLIITEMPNAIYDKIRITTHHDATMFQGKGLYMDSQKFLLYSVVSSEDVSLLVKVIKDTDPKAFINVLKTDTLMGRFYKKPNE; encoded by the coding sequence ATGAAACAACAGACAAAGGACCTGCAATGTCTGGCCGACAAGGAAGAGGAGTTCCAGAAGATATTCCTGAAGCTTTGTCTCTGCACCATCGGCGCGGTGGTCATGGCCTTCAACCTGAAGAGTTTTGTGGCCACGGGAGACCTTTTTCCTGGGGGATTCGCAGGGGTGACGCTTCTGATCCAGCGGAGCGCCGCCCGTTTCTTCGGCATTGCCATCCCCTATTCCGCGCTGTATATTCCTCTGAACCTGATTCCCATTTACATCGGGTTTCGGTATATCGGACGGAAGTTCACCATGTACTCGCTGTATGTGGTGGTGCTCAGCAGTCTTTTGACGGACTGGATCCCGCAGATCCCCATCACCTATGACATACTTCTCATCGCGGTGTTCGGCGGCATCGTCAACGGTGCTGCTATCAGCCTGTGCCTGCTGAACGGCGCCAGCGGTGGTGGGACGGATTTCATTTCGATCTATTTCTCTGAGAAGAAGGGAATCAACACCTACAACTATATTTTGGCGGGGAACGTGGTGATCCTGACGCTCGCGGGGATCATGTTCGGCTGGGACAAAGCCTTGTATTCCATTGTCTACCAGTTCGCCACCACCCAGGTGATCCAGCTTCTCTATAAGCGGTATGACAAGTCCACGCTGCTGATCATCACCGAGATGCCGAACGCCATCTATGACAAGATCCGCATCACCACTCACCACGATGCCACCATGTTTCAGGGAAAGGGTCTCTATATGGACAGCCAGAAGTTTCTGCTGTACTCCGTGGTGTCCTCGGAGGATGTGAGCCTGCTGGTGAAGGTCATCAAGGACACCGATCCCAAGGCGTTCATCAATGTGCTGAAGACAGATACCCTGATGGGCAGATTTTATAAGAAACCGAATGAGTAA
- the recR gene encoding recombination mediator RecR, which translates to MAQYPKPLARLVGELGKLPGIGNKTAQRLAFHVLSLSDGEAVALADSIREAKKAMRYCSVCGNLTDTDPCAICSDAGRRQDVICVVESPQDVMAMERIREYSGQYHVLNGVISPMEGIGPEDINLKQLILRLQQHEEIQEVILATNPNIEGEATAMYISRLLKPSGIKVTRIAHGLPVGGDLEYADEVTLLKAMEGRTEI; encoded by the coding sequence ATGGCACAGTATCCGAAACCGCTGGCCAGACTTGTAGGTGAACTGGGTAAACTGCCGGGTATCGGGAACAAGACTGCCCAACGGCTGGCGTTCCACGTGCTGTCCCTCTCTGATGGGGAAGCGGTGGCCCTGGCTGACTCGATTCGGGAAGCCAAGAAAGCTATGCGTTACTGTTCTGTGTGCGGAAACCTGACAGACACTGACCCCTGCGCGATCTGCAGCGATGCGGGGCGCCGCCAGGATGTGATCTGTGTAGTTGAGAGCCCGCAGGACGTGATGGCGATGGAGAGGATCCGGGAGTACAGCGGCCAGTACCATGTTTTGAATGGGGTGATCTCCCCGATGGAAGGGATCGGCCCGGAGGATATCAACCTCAAGCAGTTGATTTTGAGACTGCAGCAACACGAGGAGATTCAGGAGGTGATCCTGGCCACCAACCCCAACATAGAAGGCGAGGCTACCGCGATGTACATCTCCCGGCTGCTCAAGCCTTCCGGCATCAAGGTCACTCGCATCGCCCACGGCCTTCCGGTGGGAGGTGATCTTGAATACGCAGATGAGGTGACACTGCTGAAGGCGATGGAAGGAAGGACGGAGATATAG
- a CDS encoding redox-sensing transcriptional repressor Rex codes for MAKNTKISNAVIKRLPRYRRYLIELNKKGVEKISSKEFSELIGYTASQIRQDLNNFGGFGQQGYGYSVEGLLKEISAILGLDQVYKMVIVGAGNLGQAIGRYTHFHKQGFKICAMFEVDPALIGRDLDGVPILDEEDMVQYVEKENIDIGVICVNKDNAQGVADRLCFAGVRGIWNFATADIEVPSHVALEDVHLSDSLHSLAYHMNDKRKKG; via the coding sequence ATGGCCAAGAATACCAAGATATCCAACGCCGTCATCAAGCGGCTCCCGCGTTATCGCAGGTACCTGATCGAACTGAATAAGAAGGGCGTAGAGAAGATCTCTTCCAAGGAGTTCAGCGAACTCATTGGCTATACCGCTTCCCAGATCCGGCAGGATCTGAACAACTTCGGCGGGTTTGGACAGCAGGGATACGGGTACAGCGTAGAGGGATTGCTGAAGGAGATCAGCGCCATCCTGGGGCTGGATCAGGTCTACAAGATGGTCATCGTCGGTGCCGGCAACCTGGGCCAGGCCATCGGGCGCTACACTCACTTCCACAAGCAGGGGTTCAAGATTTGTGCTATGTTCGAGGTGGATCCGGCGCTCATCGGCCGCGATCTGGACGGCGTCCCCATCCTCGACGAGGAAGATATGGTCCAATATGTGGAGAAGGAGAACATCGACATCGGCGTCATCTGTGTCAACAAGGACAACGCGCAGGGGGTGGCAGACAGGCTTTGTTTTGCGGGGGTGAGAGGCATCTGGAACTTTGCCACCGCGGACATCGAGGTCCCCTCACACGTGGCGCTGGAGGACGTGCATCTGTCCGACAGCCTGCATTCCCTGGCGTATCATATGAACGACAAGCGCAAAAAGGGATAG
- the uvrB gene encoding excinuclease ABC subunit UvrB: MEFKLHADYKPTGDQPQAIERLVAGFKSGKKAQTLLGVTGSGKTFTMANVIQQMQRPTLIISHNKTLAAQLHGEFKEYFPENAVEYFVSYYDYYQPEAYVPSTDTYIEKDSQINEEIDKLRHSATAALFERRDVIIVASVSCIYGLGSPFDYEHQMLSLRPGMVKSREEILRKLVDIQYTRNDMVLERTNFRARGDVIDIFPAGESNAVRVELFGDEIESIKEMNPVTGEIVGLRDHVGVFPATHYVTSPEKMEKALVTINEELEEQIQWFKDRGKLLEAQRIEQRTRYDLEMLREIGSCKGIENYSRHLNNLPPGSRPFTLVDYFPDDFIVMIDESHVMLPQLRAMYAGDRSRKQALVDYGFRLPSALDNRPLKFEEWESLINQIMFVSATPAAYEREHSEGITAEQVIRPTGLLDPKIDVRPTENQVDDLVAEINHTIETGDKAFVTTLTKKMAESLTDYLKNAGIRARYLHSEVDTLERLEIIRDLRLGEFDVLVGINLLREGLDIPEVSLVAILDADKEGFLRTETSLIQTIGRAARNASGHVIMYGDYISKAMRAAIDETNRRRGIQEAYNKEHGITPTSIRKSVRAVIEATKVTEEKKQYKGKKPEELTTRELRAYVEQLEKEMRLAAEDLQFERAAQLRDQIFEYKSSRLK, from the coding sequence TTGGAATTCAAACTGCATGCGGATTATAAACCGACCGGCGACCAGCCCCAGGCCATTGAGAGGCTGGTGGCCGGTTTTAAGTCTGGAAAGAAAGCCCAGACCTTGCTGGGGGTCACCGGATCCGGAAAGACCTTTACCATGGCAAACGTCATCCAGCAGATGCAGCGGCCCACGCTGATCATCTCACATAACAAGACCCTGGCCGCCCAGCTTCACGGTGAATTCAAGGAGTATTTTCCGGAGAACGCCGTGGAATACTTTGTGTCCTATTATGACTACTACCAACCTGAGGCGTATGTGCCCTCCACGGACACCTACATCGAGAAGGACTCTCAGATCAACGAGGAGATCGATAAGCTTAGGCACAGTGCCACAGCGGCCTTGTTTGAGCGGCGTGACGTGATCATCGTGGCCAGCGTCTCCTGTATCTATGGACTGGGAAGTCCTTTTGATTATGAGCATCAGATGCTTTCGCTGCGTCCTGGGATGGTGAAGAGCCGGGAGGAGATCCTGCGCAAGCTGGTGGATATCCAATATACCCGTAACGACATGGTGCTGGAGCGCACCAACTTCCGTGCCCGGGGGGATGTGATCGACATCTTTCCGGCGGGGGAGAGTAATGCGGTGCGAGTAGAACTGTTCGGGGACGAAATCGAGTCCATCAAGGAGATGAATCCAGTCACCGGCGAGATTGTAGGCCTGCGGGATCACGTGGGTGTTTTCCCGGCGACCCACTACGTGACCAGCCCGGAGAAGATGGAGAAGGCCCTGGTGACCATCAACGAGGAGTTGGAGGAGCAGATCCAGTGGTTCAAGGATCGGGGCAAGCTACTGGAAGCCCAGCGCATCGAGCAGCGGACCAGGTACGATCTGGAAATGCTGCGGGAGATCGGGTCCTGCAAAGGGATCGAGAACTACTCCCGTCACCTGAACAACCTTCCCCCGGGTTCCCGGCCTTTCACGCTGGTGGACTATTTTCCGGATGACTTCATCGTGATGATCGACGAGTCTCACGTGATGCTCCCTCAGCTTCGGGCCATGTACGCCGGAGACCGCTCCCGCAAGCAAGCGCTGGTGGATTATGGCTTCCGGCTGCCCTCGGCACTGGACAACCGCCCGCTGAAATTCGAGGAGTGGGAGAGCCTGATCAACCAGATCATGTTCGTCAGTGCCACCCCGGCGGCCTATGAGCGTGAGCACTCAGAGGGGATCACGGCGGAACAGGTGATTCGGCCCACCGGGCTGCTGGATCCCAAGATCGACGTGCGGCCGACGGAGAACCAGGTGGACGATCTGGTGGCGGAGATCAACCACACCATCGAGACGGGCGACAAAGCCTTCGTCACCACTCTCACCAAGAAGATGGCGGAGAGTCTGACGGACTATCTGAAGAACGCCGGTATCCGGGCGCGCTACCTGCATTCGGAGGTGGACACGCTGGAACGGCTCGAGATCATCCGGGATCTTCGGCTGGGCGAGTTCGACGTGCTGGTGGGCATCAATCTGCTGCGAGAAGGGCTGGACATTCCGGAGGTTTCTCTGGTCGCCATCCTGGATGCGGATAAGGAAGGGTTCCTGCGCACAGAGACCTCTCTGATCCAGACTATCGGCCGCGCGGCCCGAAACGCCTCTGGCCATGTGATCATGTACGGCGATTACATCAGCAAGGCAATGCGGGCGGCTATCGATGAGACCAACCGACGCCGAGGGATTCAGGAGGCCTATAACAAGGAACATGGGATCACGCCAACCAGTATCCGAAAGTCTGTCCGGGCGGTGATCGAGGCCACCAAGGTGACCGAGGAGAAGAAGCAATATAAAGGAAAGAAACCAGAGGAGCTTACCACCAGGGAACTTCGTGCCTATGTGGAGCAGCTGGAGAAAGAGATGCGACTGGCGGCAGAGGACCTGCAGTTCGAGCGGGCGGCACAGCTGCGTGACCAGATCTTTGAATACAAGAGCAGTCGCCTGAAATAG
- the hypB gene encoding hydrogenase nickel incorporation protein HypB: MDQKEVKIIEVKESIFADNDQEADRLREELKSRGIFLLNLMSSPGSGKTTTLTRTIEMLKEEYRIGVMEADIDSDVDARAIAETGARSIQIHTGGMCHLDAGMTAQGLEALETGDVDLAILENVGNLVCPAEFDTGASKNAMILSVPEGDDKPLKYPLMFSICDVVLVNKIDVLPYFDFDLDTCRKNIALRNPKAEVIPICAKTGEGMDSWADWLRREIREWKA, translated from the coding sequence ATGGATCAGAAGGAAGTCAAGATAATCGAAGTAAAGGAAAGTATCTTTGCGGACAACGACCAGGAGGCAGACAGACTGCGAGAGGAACTGAAGAGCCGGGGGATCTTCCTGCTCAACCTCATGTCTTCTCCGGGATCCGGCAAGACCACGACCCTGACCCGGACCATTGAGATGCTGAAGGAGGAATACAGGATCGGCGTCATGGAGGCGGACATCGACTCCGATGTGGACGCCAGGGCCATCGCCGAGACCGGGGCCCGGTCCATCCAGATCCACACCGGTGGCATGTGCCATCTGGACGCAGGCATGACCGCCCAGGGACTGGAGGCTCTGGAAACAGGCGATGTAGATCTGGCCATTCTGGAGAACGTAGGGAACCTGGTATGCCCGGCGGAGTTTGACACGGGGGCATCCAAAAACGCCATGATTCTCTCCGTTCCGGAGGGAGATGACAAGCCCCTGAAATACCCCCTCATGTTCTCCATCTGCGATGTGGTGCTCGTCAACAAGATCGATGTCCTGCCTTATTTCGATTTTGACCTGGATACCTGCCGGAAAAACATCGCCCTGCGCAACCCAAAGGCAGAGGTCATCCCCATCTGCGCCAAGACCGGCGAGGGGATGGATTCCTGGGCAGACTGGCTACGCCGGGAGATCAGAGAGTGGAAGGCATGA
- the acpP gene encoding acyl carrier protein, whose protein sequence is MSFEKIRDIIVEQLNVEPSMVTMDTNLMKDLEADSLDAVEIIMAIEEEFDIEIPDEEAENFQVVSDLVGFVDDNIE, encoded by the coding sequence ATGTCTTTTGAAAAGATCAGAGATATTATCGTGGAGCAGCTCAACGTTGAGCCTTCCATGGTTACTATGGATACCAACCTGATGAAGGATCTGGAAGCAGATTCTCTGGATGCTGTAGAGATCATCATGGCGATCGAGGAGGAGTTCGACATCGAGATCCCAGATGAGGAAGCAGAGAATTTCCAGGTGGTGAGCGATCTCGTAGGCTTTGTAGACGATAACATCGAATAA
- a CDS encoding YbaB/EbfC family nucleoid-associated protein yields the protein MGRGMRAGKRPKTGGGGGGRKGQMAQMQQVQAMQRQMEQMQAELEEKEFKASAGGGVVEAVVSGKKELLSLTIDQDVVDPDDVETLQDLVIAAVNEGMRQVDEESSAAYDSLTGGLNIPGL from the coding sequence ATGGGCAGAGGAATGAGAGCAGGCAAGCGGCCGAAGACAGGCGGCGGAGGCGGAGGCCGTAAGGGCCAGATGGCGCAGATGCAGCAGGTGCAGGCTATGCAGCGGCAGATGGAGCAGATGCAGGCGGAACTGGAGGAGAAGGAGTTCAAGGCCAGCGCGGGCGGCGGTGTTGTGGAAGCCGTTGTCAGTGGCAAGAAGGAACTGCTTTCTCTGACGATCGACCAGGACGTGGTGGATCCGGATGATGTGGAGACTTTGCAGGATCTGGTGATCGCGGCAGTGAACGAAGGCATGCGCCAGGTGGACGAGGAGTCCAGCGCGGCTTATGACAGCCTCACCGGCGGATTGAATATCCCTGGGCTGTAG
- a CDS encoding sodium-dependent transporter, translating to MDNLNKGNFKSNFGFLMAAVGSAVGLGNIWGFPYKMGANGGFAFLLIYIILAIVAGYPLMLAEISLGRKTRKAAVEAYRTAHPKFAINGVFATIVPFFLLCFYCVLGGIVIRYMLANLGDIFHASWGVHGQASDAFFGGFISNMGGMMLFTALFLLMTSYVVFRGIENGIEKFCSIGMPLLALMLIITDIRCCTLPGASGGLNFMFKPDFSVFAGTGWFKVFATAGSQMFFSISLASGALIAFGSYMKKEDDMEKSAMLVPFLDTIAALLAGLAVIPAVFSAGIEPSGGPGLLFVSLQTVFDSMGPVGPFFGFIFYLLVFVAAFSSSIGMMEGGISAIMDWQIKKGQGPNRFKVTALISITTLIGAALVSLDQLGGNAGMWKPFGLGSWLDVFDLGAEGILMPLGGLICAILFGWVRRGYLDDEIQKSSDYKTKGFVNFCLRYIIPVFMALIVFVQISTFFFSDTAWFQALMG from the coding sequence ATGGACAATCTAAACAAAGGAAATTTCAAGTCCAACTTTGGTTTCCTGATGGCTGCCGTAGGATCTGCGGTCGGTCTTGGGAACATCTGGGGCTTCCCTTATAAGATGGGAGCCAACGGAGGATTTGCTTTCCTGCTTATTTACATCATCCTCGCCATCGTTGCGGGCTACCCGCTGATGCTGGCGGAGATCTCTCTGGGCCGGAAGACCAGAAAGGCGGCTGTGGAGGCATACCGCACCGCTCATCCAAAATTCGCGATCAACGGTGTGTTCGCCACCATCGTGCCCTTCTTCCTGCTCTGCTTCTACTGTGTACTGGGAGGCATCGTCATCCGTTACATGCTGGCCAATCTGGGAGATATCTTCCACGCCAGCTGGGGAGTGCACGGCCAGGCCAGTGATGCGTTCTTCGGCGGATTCATTTCCAACATGGGCGGCATGATGCTCTTTACGGCGCTCTTTCTTCTGATGACCTCTTATGTGGTCTTCCGCGGCATCGAGAACGGCATCGAGAAGTTCTGCTCCATTGGTATGCCGTTGCTGGCGCTGATGCTGATCATCACCGATATCCGCTGCTGCACCCTGCCGGGAGCAAGTGGCGGTCTGAATTTCATGTTCAAGCCTGATTTTTCAGTGTTCGCAGGTACCGGCTGGTTCAAGGTATTCGCCACCGCCGGCAGCCAGATGTTCTTCTCGATCTCCTTGGCATCCGGTGCACTGATCGCTTTCGGATCCTATATGAAGAAAGAAGACGACATGGAAAAGAGCGCCATGCTGGTTCCCTTCCTGGACACCATCGCCGCGCTACTGGCTGGACTGGCGGTCATCCCAGCGGTATTCTCCGCAGGCATTGAGCCTTCTGGAGGCCCGGGACTGTTGTTCGTCTCCCTGCAGACAGTGTTCGACTCCATGGGTCCGGTGGGACCGTTCTTCGGATTCATCTTCTACCTGCTGGTGTTCGTGGCGGCCTTCTCCTCCTCCATCGGCATGATGGAAGGTGGTATTTCCGCCATCATGGACTGGCAGATCAAGAAAGGCCAGGGCCCCAACCGTTTCAAGGTCACAGCTTTGATCTCCATCACCACCCTGATCGGTGCTGCGTTGGTCTCTCTCGACCAGCTGGGCGGCAACGCGGGTATGTGGAAGCCCTTCGGGCTGGGAAGCTGGCTGGATGTGTTCGACTTGGGCGCTGAGGGGATCCTGATGCCGCTCGGTGGACTGATCTGCGCCATCCTCTTTGGCTGGGTGCGCAGAGGCTACCTGGATGACGAGATCCAGAAGTCCAGTGATTACAAGACCAAGGGCTTCGTCAATTTCTGCCTGCGCTACATTATCCCGGTCTTTATGGCGCTGATCGTGTTCGTACAGATCTCCACTTTCTTCTTCTCTGATACCGCCTGGTTCCAGGCTTTGATGGGATAA
- a CDS encoding YbaK/EbsC family protein, with amino-acid sequence MSIEKVRAYFRTLGIEDRIREFDVSSATVDLAAQAVGVEGARICKTLSFQDPEEPDGCILIQMAGDARLNNQKFKATFHHKGKMLPAEEALRITGHAVGGVCGFAIDNEKVRIYCDESLKRFDTVFPAAGSGNSAIELTCDELFRYSGALEWIDVTRLPEEAAQ; translated from the coding sequence ATGTCTATTGAGAAGGTAAGAGCGTATTTCAGGACGCTTGGCATAGAAGACAGGATCCGGGAGTTCGACGTTTCCAGCGCCACCGTGGATCTTGCCGCCCAGGCAGTAGGCGTAGAGGGCGCGCGGATCTGCAAGACACTGTCCTTTCAGGATCCGGAGGAGCCGGACGGCTGTATCCTGATCCAGATGGCAGGGGATGCCCGGCTCAACAACCAGAAGTTCAAGGCCACCTTCCATCACAAGGGGAAGATGCTGCCGGCGGAGGAGGCGCTTCGCATTACCGGACATGCTGTGGGAGGCGTGTGCGGGTTCGCCATCGACAACGAGAAGGTCCGGATCTACTGCGACGAGTCTCTGAAACGGTTCGACACAGTGTTCCCGGCAGCTGGCAGCGGCAACAGCGCCATCGAGCTCACCTGTGATGAGTTGTTCCGTTACTCTGGTGCGCTGGAGTGGATCGACGTTACCAGGCTTCCAGAGGAGGCAGCCCAATGA